One genomic segment of Nilaparvata lugens isolate BPH chromosome Y, ASM1435652v1, whole genome shotgun sequence includes these proteins:
- the LOC120355118 gene encoding LOW QUALITY PROTEIN: enoyl-CoA hydratase, mitochondrial-like (The sequence of the model RefSeq protein was modified relative to this genomic sequence to represent the inferred CDS: deleted 2 bases in 1 codon; substituted 1 base at 1 genomic stop codon), producing the protein MGGLVSKVFPADPKLVDEAIKTAEKISSHSPLIVALCKESVNTAFETTLTEGLGYEKKIFYATFATEDQKEGMGAFVXKRKPNFKNN; encoded by the exons GACTGGTCAGTAAAGTGTTCCCCGCCGAT CCGAAGCTGGTTGATGAAGCGATCAAAACTGCAGAGAAAATTTCATCGCATTCACCACTAATTGTTGCCCTATGCAAGGAATCCGTAAACACAG cgTTTGAGACAACATTGACTGAAGGACTTGGTTACgagaagaaaatattttatgccACTTTTGCTACT GAAGATCAAAAGGAAGGTATGGGCGCATTCGTTTAGAAGAGAAAGCCGAATTTCAAGAACAACTAA
- the LOC120355119 gene encoding basic-leucine zipper transcription factor A-like: MVVVMATSFPHHHHHHHHRLHQRHDKESWFADFKKVSSKGRANHLYGVNQYKPGGRMKDKDSNIEVRKEIFSQLKAVRQPIVQQISSGLTEDQLKEEREAEAQQLAEIFQLLQNQEDKFNVSSMEELEDQMKLYRP; encoded by the exons ATGGTGGTTGTCATGGCAACCAGCTTCcctcaccatcatcatcatcatcatcatcgtctgCATCAGAG ACATGATAAAGAAAGCTGGTTTGCTGATTTCAAAAAAGTATCATCAAAGGGCAGGGCTAATCATCTCTACGGAGTCAATCAATATAAACCGGGTGGCAGG ATGAAAGATAAAGATAGCAACATTGAAGTGCGCAAGGAAATATTTAGCCAACTCAAAGCAGTCAGGCAGCCAATAGTACAACAAATATCATCAGGACTGACTGAAGATCAATTGAAGGAGGAAAGAGA GGCTGAAGCTCAACAGCTGgcagaaatatttcaattactACAAAATCAAGAAGACAAATTCAATGTCAGTTCCATGGAAGAGCTTGAAGATCAGATGAAACTCTATCGTCCTTGA